A stretch of the Neorhodopirellula lusitana genome encodes the following:
- a CDS encoding M14 family metallopeptidase, which yields MKSATIHRVPCRVTHCVTANTVSCLVVFAFAAFVVGLDYSSAHAFDPNYDSSLDKSAIRFESEDRSVRIRSDFPGGRVSQCVQIGPSQFDLIIRPEHKPINDSAWYAFQVRATKPCDLSIRLCYEGGTHRYAPVVSRDGKKWYPGDRMVHSVHPLKKQVVMKIRADTKPLWVSARQLLTNQSVDQWIDEIAEHSYVSEDVIGYSVEDRPIRRLKIGASHSPATIFLMARQHPTEVSGMLGLMRFVEAVSADTPRASQFRELFTTVVIPTANPDGVARGHWRCNAAGVDLNRDWVHFTQPETRALKRELLSYRRAGPRSLYLFLDFHSTYEDVFYTAADVNEAFPPNFTSNWLNALDDRFAWYDVNLDMDHNSNRTTSKAWVRQTLNVAAVTYEFGDATKPRDIATLASGGADEMMRLLSKRRMTHLQEQQLVNTHD from the coding sequence ATGAAGTCAGCCACGATCCACCGCGTCCCATGTCGCGTTACGCACTGCGTTACTGCCAACACAGTATCTTGCTTGGTCGTATTTGCGTTCGCCGCATTCGTTGTCGGCCTGGATTATTCCAGTGCCCACGCGTTCGACCCGAACTACGACAGTTCGCTTGATAAGTCAGCGATTCGCTTTGAATCCGAAGATAGAAGCGTGCGGATCCGTAGTGATTTTCCCGGGGGACGCGTTAGTCAGTGCGTGCAGATCGGGCCCTCGCAGTTTGATTTGATCATTCGACCGGAACACAAGCCGATCAACGACAGCGCATGGTATGCGTTTCAAGTTCGAGCGACCAAACCGTGCGACCTATCGATTCGACTTTGTTATGAAGGCGGGACGCATCGCTATGCCCCAGTGGTCAGTCGCGATGGAAAGAAGTGGTATCCCGGCGATCGAATGGTCCACAGTGTGCATCCGCTGAAGAAGCAGGTTGTCATGAAGATACGCGCTGACACGAAACCATTGTGGGTGTCGGCGAGGCAATTGTTGACCAATCAATCGGTGGACCAGTGGATAGACGAAATCGCCGAGCATTCTTATGTCAGCGAAGACGTGATCGGATACTCGGTGGAAGACCGTCCGATCCGGCGTTTGAAGATTGGTGCGAGTCATTCACCGGCGACGATCTTCTTGATGGCTCGGCAGCATCCCACTGAAGTTTCTGGGATGCTTGGGTTGATGCGGTTCGTCGAGGCGGTCAGTGCGGACACGCCTCGGGCAAGCCAGTTCCGAGAACTGTTTACCACCGTTGTGATTCCGACAGCGAATCCGGATGGCGTTGCCCGTGGTCATTGGCGGTGCAACGCAGCCGGTGTGGACTTGAATCGAGATTGGGTGCACTTCACCCAGCCGGAAACGCGAGCGTTGAAACGAGAGTTGTTGTCGTATCGCCGAGCTGGCCCACGGTCGCTGTACTTGTTCTTGGATTTTCACTCGACGTATGAAGATGTGTTCTACACGGCGGCGGATGTGAACGAGGCGTTCCCGCCCAATTTCACTTCCAATTGGCTCAATGCACTCGACGATCGGTTTGCGTGGTACGATGTCAACCTCGACATGGATCACAATTCCAATCGAACCACCTCGAAAGCTTGGGTTCGGCAAACCCTGAATGTGGCTGCGGTTACCTACGAGTTTGGTGACGCCACCAAGCCACGTGACATCGCGACGCTCGCTTCGGGAGGTGCGGACGAGATGATGCGTTTGTTGTCAAAACGCCGCATGACGCATTTGCAAGAACAGCAACTCGTCAACACTCATGATTGA
- the alaS gene encoding alanine--tRNA ligase gives MKTDELREKYLDFYVSKGCVRQPSDVLVPAWDPSVLFTPAGMNQFKDHFLGKVKLDYTRATTCQKCLRTGDIDNVGRTAFHHTFFEMLGNFSFGDYFKEEAIHWAWEFLTDKKWLGIPGERLTVTVYKDDDEAFGIWNNKIGLPSARIKRMDEDENFWPASAPSEGPDGVCGPCSEIYYQLEDGSDVEIWNLVFTQFNRIGTPPDNLHPLPSKNIDTGMGLERTASVLQGVPTNFHIDSLLPIVHAAADVVGVKYEYESDNGRRLRRITDHARASVFAIHENVYPGPKDARSVIRRLIRRAVLDGYQMNLREPFLFKMVEAVADASKAAYPELGQTAQRVGEAIEAEEKAFFSTIDGGMKRIHRLFEEMQDESSVMVPGADAADLLTTYGVPPELVQTLAAEQNFTFDWDGFKDAMDKHADESDGGQRVLFQTGPLETLKESLRETPFIGYEAIEASATVKGIITGDGQDKGDEGQLLSHLDRPGDAVLRLVLDHSPFYGESGGQVGDTGVIENEQFRFEVTDTQRHASLIVHHGRLVKGKISVGESCTAKVDVENRTALARAHSATHILHHALHTHVGRHAEQQGSKVEADRLRFDFTNPKAIDDDTLVEIEKDVLKLVEASEEIRWDTVSLADAREAGAMMLFGEKYPDPCRMVSMGTFSRELCGGTHLTNTADVGSFEVVVEESVSTGTRRIEALTGDRAKQHREQTKNLLSTVAEKLGCDPSVAASATDALIEEVRRLKKELAAGKAAEYPAAFQLDMSKATKIDVQNYNAVRTAVRGLTRRLHVAIDDVLGRLDALLADRGSLVEQLKEVSAGGSVSVDELIAGGSTIGDTLLVVAEVPGANPNMMRSWIDQIRKKSTGPSAVLFGAAQGDKVVLVGGLSRELVDRGLKAGEWVGATARVVGGGGGGRPDMAQAGGKDPAKLPEAIKQAQSTMADQLAT, from the coding sequence ATGAAAACTGACGAACTACGCGAAAAGTATCTCGACTTTTATGTCTCCAAGGGTTGCGTACGCCAACCCAGTGACGTGTTGGTTCCCGCCTGGGATCCTTCGGTGCTGTTCACGCCCGCCGGGATGAATCAGTTCAAGGATCACTTCTTGGGCAAGGTGAAGCTGGACTACACCCGCGCGACGACGTGTCAGAAGTGTTTGCGTACTGGCGACATTGATAACGTGGGACGCACGGCGTTCCATCACACGTTCTTCGAAATGCTGGGTAATTTCTCGTTTGGGGATTACTTCAAAGAGGAAGCAATTCATTGGGCTTGGGAATTCCTGACGGACAAAAAGTGGCTGGGGATTCCGGGCGAGCGATTGACGGTCACGGTTTACAAAGACGACGACGAAGCGTTCGGGATTTGGAACAACAAAATTGGGTTGCCCAGTGCTCGGATCAAGCGAATGGACGAGGACGAAAACTTCTGGCCTGCGTCGGCACCGAGTGAAGGTCCGGATGGCGTTTGCGGTCCATGCAGCGAGATTTACTATCAACTTGAAGATGGCAGCGACGTTGAAATCTGGAACCTCGTGTTCACCCAGTTCAACCGCATCGGGACACCGCCGGATAACTTGCATCCGCTGCCTAGCAAGAACATTGATACCGGTATGGGGCTGGAACGTACGGCCAGTGTCTTGCAAGGCGTGCCAACGAACTTCCACATCGATAGTCTCTTGCCGATCGTGCATGCCGCGGCGGATGTGGTGGGGGTGAAGTACGAGTATGAAAGCGATAACGGTCGCCGGTTGCGCCGGATCACGGACCATGCACGGGCGAGTGTGTTTGCGATTCACGAAAACGTTTATCCCGGCCCCAAGGATGCTCGTTCGGTGATCCGTCGTTTGATCCGCCGTGCGGTTTTGGACGGTTATCAGATGAATCTGCGCGAGCCGTTCTTGTTCAAAATGGTGGAGGCGGTTGCGGACGCATCCAAGGCTGCCTACCCCGAATTGGGCCAAACCGCTCAGCGAGTCGGGGAAGCAATTGAAGCGGAAGAGAAGGCATTTTTCTCGACAATCGACGGCGGGATGAAACGCATTCATCGCTTGTTTGAAGAGATGCAGGATGAGTCATCGGTGATGGTTCCCGGTGCTGATGCAGCCGATTTGTTGACGACCTACGGCGTGCCACCGGAATTGGTGCAAACCTTGGCCGCCGAGCAGAACTTCACGTTCGACTGGGATGGCTTTAAAGACGCCATGGACAAGCACGCCGATGAGAGCGACGGTGGCCAACGTGTTTTGTTCCAAACTGGACCGCTGGAAACGCTGAAAGAATCACTCCGCGAAACGCCGTTTATTGGCTATGAAGCGATCGAGGCGAGCGCGACCGTCAAAGGCATCATCACTGGTGATGGGCAAGACAAGGGTGATGAAGGCCAACTGCTCAGTCACTTGGATCGACCTGGTGACGCGGTATTGCGATTGGTGCTGGATCATTCACCGTTCTATGGTGAGTCGGGCGGGCAGGTTGGCGATACGGGCGTGATTGAAAATGAGCAATTTCGTTTTGAGGTCACCGATACCCAGCGGCACGCTTCACTGATCGTTCATCACGGTCGGTTGGTGAAGGGGAAGATTTCCGTAGGTGAATCTTGCACGGCGAAAGTCGATGTCGAAAACCGAACCGCGTTGGCTCGTGCTCACTCCGCGACACACATCTTGCATCACGCATTGCATACCCATGTGGGCCGGCACGCTGAACAACAGGGAAGCAAAGTGGAAGCGGATCGTTTGCGATTTGACTTCACGAACCCCAAAGCGATCGATGACGACACGCTTGTCGAGATCGAGAAGGATGTCTTGAAGCTGGTCGAAGCGTCCGAGGAAATTCGCTGGGACACCGTGTCGTTGGCAGATGCACGCGAAGCCGGCGCGATGATGTTGTTCGGTGAAAAGTACCCTGACCCTTGCCGGATGGTTTCGATGGGAACGTTCAGTCGCGAGTTGTGCGGCGGGACTCACCTGACCAATACCGCCGATGTAGGATCGTTTGAAGTGGTTGTCGAGGAGAGTGTGTCGACGGGGACACGCCGAATCGAGGCGCTGACGGGGGACCGCGCGAAACAACACCGCGAACAAACCAAGAATCTGCTTAGTACTGTCGCCGAAAAACTGGGGTGTGATCCCTCGGTAGCCGCCAGTGCAACGGATGCGTTGATTGAGGAAGTCCGACGTCTGAAGAAAGAACTGGCCGCCGGGAAGGCTGCCGAATATCCGGCCGCGTTCCAACTGGATATGTCCAAGGCTACCAAGATTGACGTACAGAACTACAACGCCGTGCGAACCGCAGTGCGTGGTCTGACGCGCCGCCTGCACGTTGCGATTGATGATGTGCTCGGCCGTTTGGATGCGTTGTTGGCTGATCGAGGATCCTTGGTCGAACAATTGAAAGAAGTCAGTGCCGGTGGTTCGGTTTCGGTGGATGAATTGATTGCGGGCGGGTCGACCATTGGGGACACGCTGTTGGTCGTCGCGGAAGTCCCCGGTGCGAATCCGAACATGATGCGAAGCTGGATCGATCAAATTCGTAAGAAGTCGACGGGGCCTTCGGCTGTGCTGTTCGGTGCCGCTCAAGGTGACAAGGTTGTCTTGGTTGGTGGTCTGAGCCGCGAGTTGGTTGACCGTGGACTGAAGGCGGGCGAGTGGGTCGGTGCGACTGCTCGGGTTGTTGGCGGTGGCGGTGGTGGACGCCCTGACATGGCTCAAGCGGGCGGGAAAGATCCGGCTAAATTGCCTGAAGCGATCAAACAGGCGCAATCAACCATGGCTGACCAGTTGGCGACTTGA
- the serS gene encoding serine--tRNA ligase, which translates to MLDRKFILQNADLVAKNSARRGVDVDVAAICTLETERLEALQQSQEFNRLANEVSKQIPKAADNDARQALIAEGRELRAKKEAAAAQQDELEAKILALQTILPNLTHEAVPDGGEEDANELGFGKTPKPTMDFKALDHLELGEKHDMFDFEGGARVAGSGFYFLRNAAVRLDLALQQFAISFLSDRGFTPVATPDVALTSVLQGTGFNPRGPETQIYSIENTELNLVATAEITLGGMLSGQVLASEEMPLKLCGLSHCFRTEAGAAGRASRGLYRVHQFTKVEMFAFALPDQSDALHEEMRGLECELFDALEVPYRVVDTAAGDLGGPAYRKYDLEAWMPGRGDAGEWGEVTSTSNCTDYQARRLDVRYKTPGQKGTQYAHTLNGTAVATGRAMIAVLENHQRADGSINVPKILRPWVGKDVLEPIA; encoded by the coding sequence ATGCTCGATCGAAAATTCATTCTGCAAAACGCGGATTTAGTCGCTAAAAACTCGGCTCGTCGAGGCGTTGACGTCGACGTGGCTGCGATTTGCACGCTCGAAACGGAGCGACTCGAGGCGTTGCAGCAATCCCAGGAATTCAATCGCCTGGCCAACGAGGTCAGCAAGCAGATTCCCAAGGCCGCTGACAACGATGCCCGCCAAGCCTTGATCGCCGAGGGCCGAGAACTGCGTGCGAAGAAGGAGGCCGCTGCGGCTCAGCAAGATGAGCTGGAAGCCAAGATTCTGGCGCTGCAAACGATCCTGCCGAACCTGACCCACGAGGCGGTTCCCGATGGCGGTGAAGAAGATGCCAACGAATTGGGCTTCGGCAAGACTCCCAAGCCGACGATGGATTTCAAGGCGCTGGATCACCTGGAGTTGGGCGAGAAGCACGACATGTTCGACTTCGAAGGCGGTGCTCGCGTCGCTGGTTCGGGGTTCTACTTCCTGCGTAACGCTGCGGTCCGTTTGGACCTGGCGTTGCAACAGTTCGCGATTAGCTTCCTGAGCGATCGGGGCTTCACCCCGGTAGCGACGCCCGACGTGGCGCTGACCAGCGTGTTGCAGGGCACGGGATTCAATCCTCGTGGTCCCGAAACCCAAATCTACAGCATCGAAAACACCGAGCTGAACCTGGTGGCGACCGCCGAGATCACTCTCGGCGGGATGTTGAGTGGGCAGGTGCTCGCTAGCGAGGAAATGCCGCTGAAGTTGTGTGGCCTCAGTCATTGTTTCCGAACCGAAGCCGGTGCGGCGGGTCGGGCATCGCGTGGCTTGTACCGGGTTCACCAATTCACCAAAGTTGAAATGTTTGCCTTCGCACTGCCCGATCAAAGTGACGCGTTGCATGAAGAGATGCGAGGCCTCGAATGCGAGTTGTTCGATGCATTGGAAGTGCCCTACCGAGTGGTCGATACGGCTGCGGGCGACTTGGGCGGACCGGCCTACCGCAAGTATGATTTGGAAGCTTGGATGCCCGGTCGGGGCGACGCCGGCGAGTGGGGCGAGGTGACCAGTACCAGTAACTGCACCGATTACCAGGCTCGACGATTGGATGTGCGTTACAAGACGCCCGGCCAAAAGGGAACCCAGTACGCTCACACCTTGAACGGGACGGCTGTGGCAACGGGACGAGCGATGATCGCCGTTTTGGAGAATCACCAGCGTGCCGATGGGAGCATCAACGTGCCCAAGATTCTGCGACCTTGGGTAGGTAAAGACGTCCTCGAGCCAATTGCGTGA
- a CDS encoding peptide chain release factor family protein gives MDNAAQLPDPETRLELVHVSAPHPAVIPVEDLLPLCEFRTQSRSGPGGQHRNRTASGVFITYRPAEITAEATEQRNQHRNRSVAVQRLRFVLAVSLRSVSPLEASLSGASPVEASSVGGLVQTPDPLERAVRQAYHKSSMKLADDNERKPGLLAMLLNDVHVAGGQPSLVAPLWAVSTSRIVACLRSHGPAWALVNRIRSHHGRPPLR, from the coding sequence GTGGACAACGCGGCTCAGTTGCCGGACCCCGAAACGCGATTGGAGTTGGTCCATGTGTCGGCTCCTCATCCGGCGGTGATCCCGGTCGAAGATTTACTACCACTTTGCGAGTTTCGGACTCAGTCTCGCAGTGGGCCGGGTGGACAGCACCGCAACCGGACGGCTTCGGGTGTGTTCATCACTTACCGTCCGGCGGAGATCACGGCGGAGGCGACTGAACAGCGGAACCAGCATCGAAACCGGTCCGTTGCCGTGCAGCGGCTGCGTTTTGTGTTGGCGGTTTCACTTCGCAGTGTCTCGCCATTGGAAGCCTCTTTATCAGGGGCCTCGCCGGTGGAAGCCTCGTCAGTTGGTGGTTTGGTCCAGACGCCAGATCCACTGGAGCGAGCGGTGCGTCAGGCGTACCACAAGTCGTCGATGAAGTTGGCCGACGATAACGAGCGGAAGCCAGGGTTGCTGGCAATGTTGTTGAATGACGTGCACGTCGCCGGCGGGCAGCCCAGTCTGGTAGCGCCGCTCTGGGCAGTTTCCACCAGCCGAATCGTCGCGTGCCTGCGGTCGCATGGACCGGCATGGGCGTTGGTCAACCGAATCCGTAGCCATCACGGTCGGCCTCCGCTGCGGTGA
- a CDS encoding efflux RND transporter periplasmic adaptor subunit yields the protein MLLRNDLHVMPLAGSRDCVVVDDISGRFARTKRAVWDQLRRTNTPTSHADSGAVLWQQATSAGWTRSRTANDRSGAWSPLSIKIPITSIDPIAKRLVGFSDLIFAPKAILMWSIAAAIGVLVLSMRWERWAGSVPSLTHYITTMHPMSAAAVFVLTKTVHELGHATACRRFGSRPGVAGIWFLCFMPCPFVDVTEVWRQPSAMRRAAVMAAGMIAEGVVCVIAIWVWVLAESANMRLAAMNVILICGVSTVLFNANPLMRYDGYFILSDLIDSSNLRVEASREWMRCLSLPVRSWFRLGRRSLFLIGYQAAAAVYRVFIFVAITTMILAIADRFGCWRIAAILVVVLAMAASARKVRSMASVWLGNGKWSVVPKWRRRGLALGAIAILLVILLVPFPRYRHVSGRLEAKDVKAVYLPGDGMVESVEVRVGDHVLQDQRLATLTDPELEIRLVSINGQAKVLKHRSRAARLASLSGDKHAMSGQSLPENQWDVLDAASLAVSVDRDELLERQQRLRVVAPVDGWVLPGVGRSGRNQGRAESASDGSAEAETTLAADPLELSPGPGQLAIDRMAWCRIATSENLQVTIPLDSDDHDEILVGSEVRIVIPGRSFRSTAGFETTQVMNELGAGGEAVQHSTVRAVSPLRSDAGAQQMATGQSATGNAKHGYQAIADLSPDGSVTMDHLVRWDGAECQVVVHLARKALWEDLVEMTRDVIGR from the coding sequence ATGCTGCTTCGAAATGATTTACACGTGATGCCGCTAGCCGGTAGCCGCGACTGCGTGGTGGTGGATGACATCAGTGGTCGGTTTGCTCGCACGAAGCGAGCCGTCTGGGATCAGCTTCGCCGAACCAACACACCGACATCCCACGCGGATTCTGGTGCGGTGCTATGGCAACAAGCGACATCAGCGGGATGGACTCGATCGCGAACTGCGAATGATCGATCGGGTGCATGGTCGCCGTTGTCGATCAAAATTCCAATCACATCGATTGATCCGATTGCCAAACGATTGGTCGGCTTCAGCGATCTGATTTTCGCACCCAAGGCAATCTTGATGTGGTCGATCGCGGCGGCGATTGGAGTGTTGGTTTTGTCGATGCGTTGGGAACGTTGGGCGGGAAGCGTGCCAAGTTTGACGCACTACATTACGACGATGCATCCGATGAGTGCGGCGGCGGTATTCGTGCTTACCAAAACGGTTCACGAGTTGGGACACGCGACGGCTTGTCGACGGTTTGGGTCTCGCCCCGGCGTGGCCGGGATTTGGTTCTTGTGCTTCATGCCGTGTCCGTTCGTGGACGTGACGGAGGTGTGGCGGCAACCCAGTGCGATGCGTCGTGCCGCGGTGATGGCGGCGGGAATGATTGCCGAAGGTGTCGTTTGCGTGATCGCAATCTGGGTTTGGGTGTTGGCTGAGTCCGCCAATATGCGACTGGCGGCCATGAACGTGATCCTGATTTGCGGAGTCAGTACGGTGTTATTCAATGCCAATCCGTTGATGCGATATGACGGCTACTTCATCCTGAGCGACTTGATCGACAGCAGCAATTTGCGTGTCGAAGCTAGCCGAGAATGGATGCGTTGCCTGAGTCTTCCGGTTCGATCGTGGTTTCGGTTGGGACGTCGCTCGCTGTTCTTGATTGGCTATCAGGCTGCCGCAGCGGTGTACCGTGTTTTTATCTTTGTCGCGATTACGACGATGATCTTGGCGATCGCTGATCGTTTTGGTTGTTGGCGGATCGCGGCCATCTTGGTCGTGGTGTTGGCGATGGCGGCTTCCGCTAGAAAGGTGCGTTCAATGGCCTCGGTATGGTTGGGGAACGGGAAATGGTCGGTCGTTCCAAAGTGGCGCCGTCGTGGTTTGGCATTGGGGGCGATCGCGATCTTGTTGGTCATTCTGTTGGTCCCGTTTCCTCGATATCGGCATGTGTCCGGCCGATTGGAGGCGAAGGACGTGAAAGCGGTTTACTTGCCCGGTGACGGCATGGTTGAGTCGGTCGAGGTGCGGGTGGGCGATCATGTTCTGCAGGATCAGCGATTGGCGACTTTGACCGATCCGGAACTTGAGATTCGTTTGGTCAGCATCAACGGTCAGGCGAAAGTTTTGAAGCATCGCTCGCGTGCGGCCCGGTTGGCTTCGCTCTCGGGTGACAAACATGCAATGTCTGGCCAATCGTTGCCGGAGAACCAGTGGGATGTGTTGGACGCGGCATCGTTGGCGGTGTCGGTTGATCGAGATGAGTTGCTCGAACGTCAGCAGCGGTTGCGAGTGGTCGCGCCGGTGGACGGCTGGGTGTTGCCCGGCGTTGGTAGGTCAGGCAGGAATCAAGGTCGTGCTGAGTCAGCGTCGGATGGCAGTGCGGAAGCCGAGACGACGCTGGCAGCGGATCCACTTGAATTGAGTCCGGGACCAGGACAATTGGCGATTGACCGGATGGCATGGTGCCGGATTGCGACCAGCGAGAATTTGCAGGTCACGATTCCTTTGGATTCGGATGATCACGATGAGATCTTGGTTGGCTCGGAGGTTCGTATTGTGATTCCAGGTCGGAGTTTTCGTTCGACGGCAGGTTTTGAAACAACTCAAGTGATGAATGAACTGGGTGCCGGCGGGGAAGCGGTTCAGCATTCCACCGTTCGCGCCGTCTCACCGTTGCGGTCGGATGCTGGGGCACAGCAGATGGCTACGGGGCAGTCTGCAACGGGAAACGCGAAGCATGGCTATCAAGCGATTGCCGACCTGTCGCCTGATGGATCCGTTACGATGGACCACCTGGTTCGCTGGGATGGTGCCGAATGCCAAGTGGTGGTGCATCTTGCCAGGAAAGCACTTTGGGAAGATTTGGTCGAGATGACTCGTGATGTGATTGGGAGGTAG
- a CDS encoding HlyD family secretion protein, translating to MKMRWMTCLAATLLVGMFAGHVSAADHLVTVQDVVVDFAAQVDVPARQSGPVAVMSARQNQWIQAGDVVAKLDDTALVIRRRAAALKQEAARLVLSDEVEVRYAETALAEAEAELDDSVKASERVSGAVARNQIRRMRLAVERAELELARVGKQRRQAEIDIQLRAVDVASFDSELQRLQCVSPTDGVVLNIHRELGEWIREGEPLVTIADVSVLHLHALVDANQLDPARCVGLPVSVLWEKTSFSNGAKTTHSLRGKVLSVDPTRLPGNRFRLHAEVTNRRNSPSGNAGLADADGWQLVPGMDVTMNIHCSDAELAWREQRVQSGSLR from the coding sequence ATGAAGATGCGATGGATGACTTGTTTGGCGGCGACGCTCTTAGTGGGAATGTTTGCTGGACATGTGTCGGCGGCTGATCATTTGGTGACGGTTCAGGATGTCGTCGTGGATTTTGCCGCGCAGGTAGACGTGCCGGCCCGGCAAAGTGGGCCTGTGGCGGTGATGTCGGCGCGTCAAAATCAATGGATTCAAGCCGGCGACGTGGTCGCGAAGTTAGACGACACCGCGTTGGTGATTCGTCGCCGTGCAGCGGCGCTGAAGCAGGAAGCGGCTCGGTTGGTATTAAGTGATGAAGTCGAAGTGCGTTATGCGGAAACGGCTTTGGCGGAAGCCGAAGCGGAACTGGATGACAGCGTGAAGGCGAGCGAACGGGTTAGCGGTGCGGTCGCACGGAACCAGATTCGGCGGATGAGGCTTGCCGTTGAACGAGCGGAGTTGGAATTGGCACGGGTCGGTAAGCAACGCCGACAGGCCGAAATTGACATTCAGTTGCGAGCGGTCGACGTCGCGAGTTTCGACAGTGAGTTGCAGCGTTTGCAGTGCGTGAGTCCGACCGATGGCGTGGTGTTGAACATCCATCGTGAATTGGGTGAATGGATTCGCGAGGGCGAGCCCCTTGTCACGATCGCAGACGTCTCGGTGCTGCACTTGCATGCGTTGGTCGACGCCAATCAGCTCGATCCGGCACGTTGTGTCGGTTTACCTGTATCTGTATTGTGGGAAAAAACCTCCTTTTCCAACGGGGCGAAGACGACCCATTCGCTTCGAGGCAAAGTGCTGTCGGTCGATCCGACGCGGTTGCCCGGGAATCGTTTTCGCTTGCACGCGGAGGTGACGAATCGTCGAAACTCGCCCTCTGGGAATGCGGGACTTGCCGATGCCGATGGGTGGCAATTGGTGCCCGGGATGGATGTGACGATGAACATTCATTGTTCCGATGCCGAACTGGCTTGGCGCGAACAGCGAGTTCAATCGGGTTCGTTGCGATGA